The genome window TACTCGCCTCCTGTCGCCTTTGTCCGTTGAGTTTTGGCTATCCCAGTTTAAGTGAAGAGGTGATAGTAGCGGGGGCACGGACGACCGCGAAGCATTATCTATCTTGTTTGGTGTCCCCTTCGTGCTCCCCGGTGCGCCAGGTCGAACGCCATTGACAGAATCACCACGTGCGCGCCCAGCTGGAGAAGGATTGCGGGCGGCGGCGTTGGTACTCTTTAAGATACTGCGTCCATTGGGAAGCGACGAAGAGTTGGTAGGCTTGTCCCTTGGTGGGATATCGGACGGTGCCAAAGAGTCTCTATCCTTTCTGCGAGGGGGTTCATCGCGGCCTGGTCGCGATCGATCATCGTGAGAGCGAGGCATGTCCGGCCTATGTCGTTTTTGCGATCGGTGGTCATCTTCGACGTTCGATGCACGTTTCCTGCTGTCTGGTGATACGGGACGAGGTGGAAGGGATGCGGGCGGTTTAGGGGGTAGCCTGAAGCAGAGTCAGTATGGGAGCGACAGATCACCCAGGCAATCATGGGACAATCAAAGCCGCATCTTACCTCATGTCGACAACTGGAAGTTCCCTGGACTTTTGTGATTTGGTCTCGGGGAGCTGATCCTTTTGTCGCTGTGAATCGGGCTTCCTGATCTCGGGTACAGATCTTGGCTCTGCAGATGTGCGCTCTAGGTCGCGCTTTTTGGCGCTGGGTGGTTCTGGGGTGGAGGCATCCGAGGTCACACCAGACGTCTTTTTGTTCTTGTAGTCACTGAGTgatagcttcttcttctcgccgCCTTTTGCGAGAATGCCCACGTCACGAGGGACAGGCTTAGGAGGCTCGACACGCATGTCGTAGTAGGATCTAGTAAGAAGAACACCGCGATCGGCTTCCGACACGAGAGTCGAATATTGCAGGCGAGTATTATCCCATTCCTCAGGATGCTTCTGTCGGGATTCGCTGGCGGGGATGTGATATCGCCAGTCCGGAGAGTAAGAGAGATGATGTGGTTTCTCGGGGAGGATGCGCTGTGTGAGCTGCTGAACCGTCTTCGCCGCGGCTTCCATTGTTCATGGATGTCAGCATGCCGGAAGGACGAAGACGGGGATGTGGTGCGATGCTGTGCAGTGCAGTTGCGATGCGGTGCGGTACGAGGTTTGGCGATCGCAGGTGACGCGCGCGAGGGGTACGCAGGGAGGCCGAGAACGCGACGATGGAAACCCAGAGGAGAGACACAAATGCGATAAAGGACTTGAAAGAAGCGCGAGTCCCTGAAAATGGAGGATGCTCAAATCATGCGTCATTCACGACCGATTGGCAGGGTTGTCGCGATGTGATGGTGGCTGatagtggtggtggttgatgCCGAGCGACAAGGCATAGGAAGTGACCCAGTCGCACACGATAAGGGAAGATTGGAGAGTGTTAGCGCGCTGGCTGGAGACGAAACAACAAAGCGGCGGTGGATCGGAGCCCAGAAGCTCTGTCCAGGCCCCGGAGAATCTGGTTGACAAAGAGAGTGGTGATGTTTATTATGTTGATCGGGCCGAATGAAACGAGAGTCGGGTCATGAATTAGAGAAATAAGTGAGTTATGCTAGAAGGGTatgatattttcttgcccctTCTTTTGTTGCTGATGTTAAGAAGCACAAGACGTACCCAAGACAGTGAAAGTAGGCCGGGATCTGCCTACTAAAGTTGGTTGGGGTCTTGGTTTTAGttgggattggattggatgtttGAGATTTCCAGTGCAGTGGCAGTGACAGCCCGCCCACCTCAGGTCAGGCAGGGCcagacagtgacagtgacagtcgcagttgcagttgcagttgCAGTGACAGATACTTCATCTCACTGACGTTGTGTGGCAGTTGACAGCAGTCAGGAAAAGAAAGCACCACCCGACCAACCTTAGCAGTGACGATCCGTAGTGGATCAagggtacctacctaccttaataGAGCGAGGCCTTGCCTTAGGGTACTCTGTTGTACATGTATCCCTCCCTCCCATCCAGCAGTGGCTCCTAACCTAGGTAACGTTAGTAGGTGGGCTTCATTCCCGTCCGTCCCGTCCGTCACTTGACAGTTTCATATTCTGCTCTTAAACCTGGTGACTGCACTTGATTCATTCTCTCCTTCTATTTGTGGCTGCTCTAATGCCTTCCCCTCATATTTTAGGTTTTTGTGGCTGATATTGAAGCAGTTTTGTTTATGTCTTAGTTACCTATGGGCCTGTTCCTGGACCCTGTTCTTCTAGTTGCAGGCGCTTATAGGATAAGCATTAATTAACATTACCCTACagagtatatataaagtgtGGCTAAAGATGTATAGTCaagataataaattaagaagAATTtcattttatataaatacttattatattcaTAATCTATCTAACAAgatctaataatataagatgttttttttttcttatattcAGCTTTATCATTATTACATCTTAACAGTAAAATGTATACTTTATCTATAGAATGTATATAGTAGGTACTTATCTCAATATATAGACTTAATTTCGAGATATACCTGTTAACATAGCGAGCGACATTGAGGTTCACAAAAGCcgatattaaactataagtgAAATCATGGGTATATTTTGTCCTGACAACAATGCCTAAAACGCCGGATCCGTAAGGGTATAATGCTGCCTTGCCACCGCTGCCTCTCTCCTCCACCTATTTCAATTGATGCCAAAAGTAACACCCTGTTTCTCTAATCAAGGCCCAGCCCGTACGAGAAACCAGTTATACAGACAAAAGTGTTCAACTGACCAACATGTTCCATACAACACCTCTAAGCCAAGTCTTTGCTCAATGGTGGCCGTTAACAACCAGAGGGCTACCATTAGCTCCTTTGCGTCTCTTGCTCGAGACCTCTGGCGAATCGTGACTTCGGGTCTCAAGATGGCTGACCCTGGTAGCCAGGCTATCCAATTGTCCCGCAAACTGAGCTGGCACGTAAGCAGCGATTTGTTGAGCGACACTGTCATGCCATTGCTTGGAGCTGAAGTTCTTCGCCCAGTCTGTCATCTGGACCAGCTGGAACTGGATATCATCGATCCCAGTCCTCGAGTCCTTGCGCACTTTTTCAACATCCTGGGTCATCACAGCAACCATACCCTTCAATGACTTAAGTTCAGtgctctcttcctcaaggcGTTTTGCTGTGTCGTTTTCCACCTCATACATTTCTATTTTGTTTTCGCCGACGGACCGCTCCAACTCTTTGATTTGCTGGCCCAACTTCTTTGTTTCATCCGTATTTCGCCTCGACGTTGTGACATGCGCATCGAattccttcttgttctcatccaCGCTTCGTTTCAAACCTGTAACACGTCCATCAAGTGCCTGGATAGCTTCCTCTGACTTCAATGTACGGGCATTTGCCTGGTCAACAGTCTCGGCAACTAACCCAGAGGATATCTGGATCATCTCCATACAACGACGTTTTAATGCATCTTCCAGTCTATCCATCTTGGGAGTGATCAGTTGCAACGTCATGTCCTTCGTCATGAATGCAGGAGTAGGTGTGGGCGTAGAGTGTTTCGAAGACCGTGCAGTGACTTCCGACATGAATTCCCTTAACTTTGGTAAATCTCTAACTAGTTGGTTAAGCTCCCCACTCGGTGGTAGTTCTTCAAGACGGCGTTTTATATCCGCAGGAGATGGACTTTCACCCAGGAGACGCTTTATGTCACCAGGAGGGGGCATTTCTTTAAGTAACCGCTCGAGATCACCATGAGGCGGGTATTTGGCAAGCAGCCGCTTGGTGTCCACAAGAGAGGGGAATTCAGCAAGAAGCTGTCGAATTTCACCTGCAGGCGGGTACCCCTGGACTTTTGCCTTGAGGTCTTGGAAGTCTTGCAATGACCAGTCGGCGGCACTGGCCTGTAGAGTGTCAACGCTCTGCTGCAGAATGTTGGTCTTCTTTTGCTGTTCCTTAACTTGCTTGGTCAGAGACTTTAGAGAGGTAAGCGTTGACAGGCGCGCCTCCTGAGACCCCTGGGTCTCTTGTATTTGTTCCACGGATGATCGCAGAGAAGTGATAGCTTCAGCTAAAGATTCCCCTTTTTGTGAGAGACTCTCTACAGCTGATTTTATGCCAGAAACGACACCATCTATGGTCTTTTGCTGTTCTCCCTGGCTTTGACATGTGCATTGTAAAAGCGAAATATCTTTTTCAAAGGACATTTGTTTTGCTTCTTGACTTTCAGAGGTTTTTTGCAAGGACAGCATTTCCTTTTCTAAAGAAGCTTGCTTTGCGCCCTGGTTATCAGATGTGCTTCGCAGCAATGTTATGTCCTTTCCTAGGGATTTTTGCTTGACATCCTGATTCCGAGAGGCAGTTTGTAAGGATGATATGTCGTGTTCTAAGGATTTATGCTTTTCTCCCTGCTTTTCAATGAGAGCAGAATTCTGCTCATGGAGCGACTTGACAGCCTTAATGCCTTTCGCAAGCCTGTCTGCAAGGTTTTCTGTGTCTTGCTGGAGCTTCTGTATCTTTGCCGGATCAGACTGACTTCTGATAAAGTTTATGGTGCGTCCCTGCATTTCAACTGTTGTCTTGAGCTGGTTATGCTCAGAAGACGTTGTAGGGGTAGCAGGCTGGCCTTTGTTGGCGGCTATCCTTTCTTCCGTTGTGGTGCTGACGCCATCGAGCTTCTGCTCGAGCCGGCtgagcttctcctccaacaaTTGGTGTTGCTGTCGGCCTTCTTCGACTTTATTTTCCAGAAGTTgggttttcttcttctcgaactCAAGGCTGTCGACCAGTTTCTGGATCTCGCTATTATCTGGCCCCTGAGCGACTGCTAAAGAGTTTTTGAACCTGTTCAGCTCAGTCTGTAAGTAATCTTCCATCCACGCCTTCGTTGGCTGGTGGGGTTCCAGTGATTGTTGCAGCTCTGATGGGGAGTTCTGGAACTTTGTCGGAGAAGAGATTGCTCCTTCTTGGGTGTTGGATCCTATGGAAACCTGATCTTGCACGTATTGCTTCAACAATGAATCGAAAGTATCATAAAGCATTGGGTGCAACTCTTTGAGTTTTTGCTTAAAATGGTTCTTTTCGGTCTCGCATTTTTGGGTAGCCTGACGTTGCAACTCGTCAACAGACGGATAATCAGAATTTTTAGTAGTCGACCTTTTCCAGTCATGCAATATTTTCTTAAGCTTGCTATCAGCTTGGTTGTGCTGCATGCGTAGATAGGCTGCATGGCCGAGCAGGTCTATTACATGTGGCAGGCCTTCGAGTCTCGTGGCGCGTGGCTCGGCTGTAGCGGTCGATATTGAACCTAAATGGTGTATGTCAGCGATACTCTGGTCATGTACTTTCTCAAGACCTGGGCTCTTACCGCGATCACTAGCATTCGTTGACCTCCTGGAATAAGATCTTTCCGGTGGTGGTTTGCTATATTTACTGTAAGGCAATGCTTCCCCCTTCCCACCGCCCCTCCCCCGATCATAGTCTGCATCTCTGGAATGAGACGATTCATCTCGGCGGCTTGAGAGGCGGTCGGGGAATAACTCTGAGGGGGAGCTACCGGCTGGTCGGCGACCGTATCGATCGTCTCTACCAGCCATTGCGGCTCCGGTAGTGAAATGGAGCCTTGAGCATCCGTCGAAATGATGAATAAAGTGTTGAAGAAAGGACAAATGCCGTGCGCGCCGTTGGTTGCGGATCGAAAGTGGCCCAGGGAGGAGGGCGAGAAGGTATCGATGAGGACCGTATGCGAC of Fusarium musae strain F31 chromosome 5, whole genome shotgun sequence contains these proteins:
- a CDS encoding hypothetical protein (EggNog:ENOG41) → MLYDTFDSLLKQYVQDQVSIGSNTQEGAISSPTKFQNSPSELQQSLEPHQPTKAWMEDYLQTELNRFKNSLAVAQGPDNSEIQKLVDSLEFEKKKTQLLENKVEEGRQQHQLLEEKLSRLEQKLDGVSTTTEERIAANKGQPATPTTSSEHNQLKTTVEMQGRTINFIRSQSDPAKIQKLQQDTENLADRLAKGIKAVKSLHEQNSALIEKQGEKHKSLEHDISSLQTASRNQDVKQKSLGKDITLLRSTSDNQGAKQASLEKEMLSLQKTSESQEAKQMSFEKDISLLQCTCQSQGEQQKTIDGVVSGIKSAVESLSQKGESLAEAITSLRSSVEQIQETQGSQEARLSTLTSLKSLTKQVKEQQKKTNILQQSVDTLQASAADWSLQDFQDLKAKVQGYPPAGEIRQLLAEFPSLVDTKRLLAKYPPHGDLERLLKEMPPPGDIKRLLGESPSPADIKRRLEELPPSGELNQLVRDLPKLREFMSEVTARSSKHSTPTPTPAFMTKDMTLQLITPKMDRLEDALKRRCMEMIQISSGLVAETVDQANARTLKSEEAIQALDGRVTGLKRSVDENKKEFDAHVTTSRRNTDETKKLGQQIKELERSVGENKIEMYEVENDTAKRLEEESTELKSLKGMVAVMTQDVEKVRKDSRTGIDDIQFQLVQMTDWAKNFSSKQWHDSVAQQIAAYVPAQFAGQLDSLATRVSHLETRSHDSPEVSSKRRKGANGSPLVVNGHH